Proteins encoded together in one Variovorax paradoxus window:
- a CDS encoding DUF5309 domain-containing protein, whose product MAAPTNTYTSTSAVGNREDLADVIYRIAPTETPLLSLAERTKAENTLHEWQTQALAAPADNAQAEGDDATADAAVPTVRLGNRTQISRKTARVSGTQDAVNTAGRKKELAYQVSLKSLELKRDMEFAITQNNVASTTPRRTRGMVGWMDAANVNAGAGYVAPNYITNVAQTDGTLRAFTEAQLKDVAQKIYTAGGNPNTLMLGPTQKQTFSTFLGNSTRFDEGEDKKVVAATDIYVTDFGALKAVPNRIQRPRDAFLIENDKVAVAYLRPLQKTPLAKTGDSEAVMILAEYALENRAPGAHGGVLDLS is encoded by the coding sequence ATGGCTGCACCCACCAATACGTACACCTCCACCTCGGCAGTGGGCAACCGCGAAGACCTCGCGGATGTCATCTACCGCATTGCCCCCACAGAAACCCCGCTGCTCAGCCTGGCCGAGCGCACGAAGGCGGAAAACACCCTGCACGAGTGGCAGACGCAAGCCCTGGCTGCGCCGGCCGACAACGCGCAGGCCGAAGGCGACGACGCCACGGCCGATGCTGCCGTGCCGACCGTCCGCCTCGGCAACCGCACGCAGATCTCTCGCAAGACGGCGCGCGTGTCGGGCACGCAAGATGCGGTCAACACCGCAGGCCGCAAGAAGGAGCTGGCCTACCAAGTCTCGCTGAAGTCCCTGGAGCTGAAGCGCGACATGGAATTTGCGATCACGCAGAACAACGTCGCCAGCACCACGCCACGCCGCACCCGCGGCATGGTGGGTTGGATGGACGCGGCGAACGTCAACGCCGGCGCGGGTTATGTGGCTCCCAACTACATCACCAACGTGGCGCAGACGGACGGCACCCTGCGTGCATTCACCGAAGCGCAGCTCAAGGACGTGGCGCAGAAGATCTACACCGCTGGCGGCAACCCGAACACCCTGATGCTCGGCCCGACGCAAAAACAGACCTTCTCCACGTTCCTGGGCAACAGCACGCGGTTCGACGAGGGCGAAGATAAGAAGGTCGTGGCCGCGACGGACATCTACGTGACCGACTTCGGCGCGCTCAAGGCAGTGCCGAACCGCATCCAGCGCCCGCGCGATGCGTTCCTCATCGAGAACGACAAGGTTGCCGTCGCCTACCTTCGTCCGCTGCAGAAGACCCCGCTGGCGAAAACCGGCGACTCCGAAGCCGTGATGATCCTGGCTGAATACGCTTTGGAAAACCGCGCACCGGGTGCGCACGGCGGCGTGCTCGACCTGAGCTAA
- a CDS encoding phage adaptor protein, with protein MAINSYATLQAAVVNWMNRGDIAAVVPDFIALAESRIATDVRVRRMLKAATLSTVAGLGVALPTRWLEFKSLHYNGRPLEFMTPDQLAARFGDQTGEPFYYSISGDTLVFGPVPSDVFSITALYYEQLEPLETSATNWLLTSKPNLYLYAALGEASLFVKKPDHAASWASLYGGIVDAMHTEDSKATYSGAPLVVRAG; from the coding sequence ATGGCGATCAACAGCTACGCCACGCTGCAGGCCGCCGTCGTCAACTGGATGAACCGCGGCGACATCGCGGCCGTGGTGCCCGATTTCATCGCCCTGGCCGAGTCTCGCATTGCCACGGATGTGCGCGTGCGCCGCATGCTGAAGGCAGCAACCCTCTCCACCGTGGCGGGGCTTGGCGTTGCGCTGCCCACGCGCTGGCTGGAGTTCAAGTCGCTGCACTACAACGGCCGCCCGCTCGAATTCATGACCCCGGATCAGCTCGCGGCCCGCTTCGGCGATCAGACCGGCGAGCCGTTCTATTACTCGATCTCCGGCGACACGCTCGTTTTCGGACCGGTCCCATCGGACGTGTTTTCGATCACGGCGCTCTACTACGAACAGCTTGAGCCGCTGGAAACCAGCGCAACGAACTGGCTTCTGACCTCGAAGCCCAACCTGTACCTGTACGCCGCACTCGGCGAGGCCAGTTTGTTCGTCAAGAAGCCCGACCACGCTGCGTCCTGGGCGAGCCTCTATGGCGGCATCGTCGATGCGATGCACACGGAGGACTCGAAGGCCACATATAGCGGTGCTCCGCTGGTGGTGCGTGCAGGATGA